A stretch of Clostridia bacterium DNA encodes these proteins:
- a CDS encoding Crp/Fnr family transcriptional regulator has product MNQILDDLENSVLLQSLPPSLVKEYIQSGRFQIASYSKDQILHMEGDICTQLEIVIKGSIAIERIDKSGGLLTVILFESGKLLGANLVFSNEPNYPMTVTAKANSTVLCIKKGLAFELLSIYPKFLLTFLELISVQSVQLGTKIKHHVRRTIREAIISYLEQEYLQQGDTTIHLNLSKKALAERMGVSRTSLSRELQKMKLDKLIDYDRHSIRMLDLRRLGLSKTR; this is encoded by the coding sequence ATGAATCAAATACTTGATGACTTAGAAAACAGCGTGTTGTTGCAATCTCTCCCGCCCAGCCTAGTAAAAGAATATATTCAATCTGGACGCTTCCAAATTGCATCCTACAGCAAGGATCAGATTCTACATATGGAAGGGGACATTTGCACTCAACTGGAGATTGTCATCAAGGGCAGTATTGCCATTGAACGAATCGATAAATCCGGTGGTCTTCTTACCGTAATTCTTTTTGAAAGTGGAAAACTCTTAGGAGCCAATCTCGTCTTCTCAAATGAACCAAATTATCCCATGACCGTGACAGCAAAAGCCAACTCAACCGTACTATGCATCAAAAAGGGACTTGCCTTTGAACTATTAAGCATCTATCCCAAATTTTTACTTACCTTTTTAGAACTCATATCTGTACAAAGCGTACAGCTTGGGACTAAGATTAAGCATCATGTAAGACGAACTATTCGGGAAGCCATCATTTCTTATCTAGAACAGGAATATTTACAGCAAGGTGACACAACCATCCACTTGAATTTATCGAAAAAGGCTTTGGCGGAACGTATGGGTGTCAGTCGCACTTCTCTTTCTAGAGAACTTCAAAAAATGAAATTAGACAAACTAATCGACTATGACCGGCACTCCATCAGAATGCTCGATTTGCGCAGACTCGGTCTTTCTAAAACCCGATAA
- a CDS encoding FAD-dependent oxidoreductase gives MNIKNFFGMMRTTIARVESIDNPYDDYFTVKMNVKADRSWAPGEHAIFSLPHMNVEGKKWRPFSVASAPEEGYMMIGTRTGSEISGFKKVFLSLEPGDPVKVRGPYGCFKLQDAITPLVLVAGGVGITPIRAILKQLEKDKEHKTYLIYTARDYHLFGEEIEKMASNNPALDIYLTKSSKEAKARVAELANSLGAQAYYYLSGAPGFVKSVRKQIMGHDVSSKRIIFDPLIGF, from the coding sequence ATGAATATCAAAAATTTCTTTGGAATGATGAGAACGACGATTGCAAGGGTAGAGTCTATCGATAATCCCTATGATGATTATTTTACCGTCAAAATGAATGTAAAAGCAGATCGAAGCTGGGCACCGGGAGAACATGCAATTTTTTCTTTACCACACATGAATGTTGAGGGAAAAAAATGGAGACCCTTTAGTGTAGCGTCGGCCCCAGAGGAGGGATATATGATGATTGGGACGAGGACGGGCAGTGAGATAAGTGGTTTTAAAAAAGTGTTTCTAAGCCTAGAACCTGGTGATCCCGTGAAGGTAAGAGGACCGTATGGCTGCTTTAAACTGCAAGATGCGATCACACCCTTGGTGCTGGTAGCTGGTGGCGTGGGCATTACACCCATTCGGGCGATTTTAAAACAACTGGAGAAGGATAAAGAGCATAAGACCTATTTAATCTATACCGCTAGGGACTACCATTTATTTGGAGAAGAAATCGAAAAAATGGCCTCAAATAACCCTGCACTTGATATATATTTGACGAAGTCTTCCAAGGAAGCGAAAGCCAGGGTTGCTGAACTTGCTAACTCCCTGGGCGCACAAGCATATTATTATTTGTCAGGTGCCCCGGGATTTGTCAAGTCAGTACGAAAGCAGATTATGGGACATGATGTTTCTAGTAAAAGAATCATTTTTGATCCACTTATCGGGTTTTAG
- a CDS encoding LysR family transcriptional regulator, with protein MNLRSFRILIEVCKELNMTKAAKNLHMSQPSVSQCIKELEEHYGVLIFERLSRRLYLTREGRVLLSYAQHFITLDRELTERMNQLEVNQTFSVGATVSIGTYVLPKMIQDFQFLNPHILLKTQINNTQIIEKRIIHSQIDLGIVEGTIVSPDIVVRPFYVDHLVIVASNKSPLVGRKLCSADLQGLRFLIREEGSGSRKLFLDTLDYAGFRVEIIGEYNNSEAIINGVKKEIGLGVVSKLAVDPEDKEVCILDIEDLHLPRQFSLAYHKNKYISDGLKSLIEFVLGE; from the coding sequence ATGAATCTTCGGAGTTTTCGAATACTGATTGAAGTTTGTAAAGAGTTGAACATGACCAAGGCGGCCAAAAATCTGCACATGAGTCAACCTTCAGTTAGTCAATGCATAAAGGAGTTAGAAGAACACTATGGTGTCCTTATTTTTGAAAGATTATCTAGACGGTTGTACTTGACGCGAGAAGGGAGAGTGCTCCTTAGCTATGCCCAACATTTCATCACCTTGGACCGGGAACTGACTGAACGCATGAACCAACTTGAAGTGAACCAAACATTTTCGGTAGGAGCGACAGTGAGTATTGGAACTTATGTGCTACCCAAAATGATTCAAGATTTTCAATTTCTCAATCCTCATATCCTTTTGAAAACGCAAATTAACAATACACAGATTATTGAAAAGAGGATTATCCATTCCCAAATTGATTTAGGGATCGTTGAAGGGACAATCGTATCTCCAGACATAGTCGTTAGGCCATTTTATGTGGATCATTTAGTCATTGTTGCCAGCAATAAGTCTCCATTAGTGGGCCGAAAGCTATGTAGTGCTGACTTGCAGGGTCTCCGTTTCCTCATTAGGGAAGAGGGAAGTGGTTCTAGAAAGCTTTTCCTTGATACACTAGATTATGCTGGTTTTCGTGTGGAAATTATTGGTGAATACAACAATTCTGAGGCAATCATAAACGGTGTTAAAAAAGAGATTGGTCTTGGTGTCGTATCTAAATTGGCGGTTGATCCAGAAGATAAGGAAGTGTGCATACTGGACATCGAAGATTTGCATCTTCCCCGACAGTTTTCACTTGCCTATCACAAGAATAAATATATATCGGATGGCTTAAAAAGTCTCATTGAGTTTGTTTTGGGAGAATGA
- a CDS encoding YeiH family putative sulfate export transporter: MKHHNKIPGILLSVAVGSLAYWLGKFFPVVGSAVIALALGFGLNLVISDKSQIKEGLSFSSKKLLRWGIILLGATLNIQQIVQVGIYSLNVMIFTLASAFGFGYLFGKLLKINWKMSSLISAGTGICGGSAIAAIAPVIDADDSDIAYAIAATFMFDMVMIILFPILGRAMGLSDISFGLWAGTAVNDTSSVLATGYAYSDVAGEFATIVKLTRTLAIIPITLIFAGIGVKNKVKEAGPTRSANLGSYIKTITPWFILLFIGLAIINSIGMIPTALAPYFKPLSKFCMAIAMVAIGLNTDFDKIKKSGMNPMILGFLVSLIVVVVSIAVQSYLGIK, from the coding sequence ATGAAACATCATAATAAAATACCAGGAATTCTCTTGTCAGTTGCTGTAGGTAGCCTAGCCTATTGGTTAGGTAAATTCTTTCCGGTCGTAGGTAGTGCAGTCATTGCTCTAGCCTTAGGCTTCGGACTTAATCTAGTAATCAGTGATAAAAGCCAAATTAAGGAAGGACTTAGTTTTTCTTCTAAAAAACTATTACGTTGGGGAATAATATTGTTGGGCGCCACCCTGAATATTCAGCAGATTGTTCAAGTAGGTATCTACTCCCTGAATGTCATGATTTTTACGCTGGCCTCCGCCTTTGGCTTTGGCTATCTTTTTGGAAAACTACTAAAAATCAACTGGAAGATGAGCTCTCTCATATCAGCCGGTACAGGAATCTGTGGCGGATCTGCAATTGCTGCCATCGCACCAGTCATTGATGCAGATGATTCAGATATCGCGTATGCAATCGCTGCTACATTTATGTTTGATATGGTTATGATTATCCTTTTCCCAATTCTAGGCAGAGCTATGGGCCTTTCGGATATTTCCTTTGGTCTATGGGCTGGCACCGCCGTCAATGATACTTCTTCTGTCCTCGCAACCGGCTATGCTTACAGCGATGTTGCTGGTGAATTCGCAACCATAGTCAAACTAACGCGCACCCTAGCCATTATCCCAATTACCTTAATTTTTGCTGGTATTGGGGTGAAAAACAAGGTAAAAGAAGCTGGACCAACGCGTAGCGCTAATTTGGGTAGCTATATAAAAACAATTACGCCATGGTTTATCCTACTTTTCATAGGGTTAGCGATTATTAACAGTATTGGGATGATTCCCACAGCCTTGGCCCCCTATTTCAAACCCTTAAGTAAATTCTGTATGGCAATCGCGATGGTAGCAATCGGGCTGAATACGGATTTCGATAAAATTAAAAAATCTGGTATGAACCCAATGATTCTCGGATTTTTAGTTTCCTTAATCGTAGTCGTAGTTTCCATCGCGGTTCAAAGTTACTTGGGTATCAAATAA
- a CDS encoding cyclodeaminase/cyclohydrolase family protein, which translates to MLAKMSIEHYLEQTAAKNPLLPASGSSLALSAALAAALTEFTANTTLGQKGYEEVEASMMQIIQTSKEYRQRFLQYMDEDAKAYTALLAAYKMPTSSDEQIATRNQCISEQTKQAALVPLQLAQDTMSLVEQMKIVLEDGNQKASGDAITALYLSEAVIKSSIGNVKINLNLLNDADFTKKIHESLQILEEQLEDF; encoded by the coding sequence ATGCTTGCAAAAATGAGTATTGAACACTACCTTGAGCAAACGGCCGCAAAGAATCCACTACTTCCAGCTAGCGGTAGTAGCCTAGCACTCAGTGCAGCCCTAGCGGCTGCCTTAACGGAATTCACAGCTAATACCACCCTTGGACAAAAGGGGTACGAAGAAGTTGAAGCTAGTATGATGCAAATCATTCAAACCAGCAAAGAGTACAGGCAACGATTCCTGCAATATATGGATGAAGACGCAAAAGCCTATACTGCACTTCTTGCTGCCTATAAGATGCCAACTAGTAGCGATGAGCAAATAGCAACTAGAAATCAATGTATTTCTGAGCAGACCAAGCAAGCTGCTCTCGTCCCACTCCAATTGGCACAAGACACAATGTCTCTAGTAGAACAAATGAAAATCGTTCTAGAAGATGGCAACCAAAAGGCTTCTGGGGATGCCATAACCGCACTGTATCTATCGGAAGCAGTGATAAAGTCTTCCATTGGCAACGTGAAAATCAATCTGAACTTGCTTAACGATGCAGATTTTACTAAAAAGATTCATGAAAGTCTCCAAATTCTAGAAGAACAATTAGAAGATTTTTAG
- a CDS encoding ABC transporter permease has translation MKIRRILTVARKEVIHIKRDKPSLIISFMMPIMMLLIFGFAVNTDVNNVDFAVLDSSRTALSRELIASFSKSYYFREYAFVESVEELEYMIQAGEIKVGMVIPSDFSRNLKRRAASQIQILVDGSDPTIARTAASYAMAVTNAYSAEFQLTQIEKSGIKPSTASVTAAPMILYNPTLESAKFNVPGVVGLILQNITIILTALAMVREKELGTIEQLIMTPVTATELIIGKLIPYIAIGCYDFAVVMILSYLIFGVSVAGNILELILLGFIFLVGALATGMLISTVARNQAQAIQGALAFLLPSVLLSGFMFPRESMPIFIQWLSALFPITHFLVILRGIIVKGVNISYLMGSTVAMLLLIVITIGAAAAKFSKKLD, from the coding sequence CAGGAGAATTCTGACTGTTGCTAGAAAAGAAGTGATCCATATTAAAAGAGATAAACCTAGCTTAATCATATCCTTTATGATGCCCATCATGATGCTTCTAATCTTTGGATTTGCGGTGAACACAGATGTGAATAACGTAGATTTTGCAGTCCTTGACTCTTCGCGTACAGCACTCAGCCGAGAACTTATCGCTAGTTTTTCAAAATCATACTATTTCCGGGAGTATGCGTTTGTCGAATCAGTTGAGGAATTGGAATATATGATTCAGGCGGGAGAAATCAAAGTTGGTATGGTAATTCCAAGTGATTTTTCGAGAAATCTCAAGAGGCGTGCGGCTTCGCAGATTCAGATACTAGTAGATGGTTCAGATCCTACCATAGCAAGGACTGCTGCAAGCTATGCTATGGCTGTAACCAATGCTTATTCAGCTGAATTTCAATTAACACAAATCGAAAAATCTGGAATCAAGCCTTCTACTGCTAGTGTAACGGCAGCTCCCATGATTCTCTACAATCCTACTCTCGAGAGTGCGAAGTTTAATGTACCTGGTGTAGTTGGTCTGATTCTGCAGAACATAACAATCATTTTGACAGCCTTGGCCATGGTCAGGGAAAAGGAATTGGGTACCATAGAGCAATTGATTATGACACCAGTAACAGCAACGGAACTAATTATTGGGAAATTGATTCCCTATATTGCCATCGGCTGCTATGATTTCGCAGTTGTTATGATTTTGAGCTATCTAATTTTTGGTGTAAGTGTTGCGGGCAATATTTTGGAGTTGATCTTGCTGGGATTTATCTTTCTAGTGGGTGCTTTGGCAACTGGCATGCTGATTTCTACGGTTGCTCGAAATCAGGCGCAAGCGATTCAGGGGGCTTTGGCATTTCTGCTGCCCAGCGTGCTACTTTCGGGTTTCATGTTTCCGAGGGAATCGATGCCAATCTTTATTCAGTGGCTTTCTGCCCTGTTTCCCATTACCCATTTTTTGGTAATCCTTCGAGGCATTATTGTAAAAGGTGTAAATATATCCTATTTAATGGGTTCTACTGTTGCCATGCTTTTATTAATTGTGATTACGATTGGAGCTGCAGCGGCTAAGTTTAGCAAAAAGTTGGATTAA